In Bacteriovorax sp. Seq25_V, the genomic window ATGTAATGATTCAAAATCTTTTAAATGATCACGAAACAATTGTAAGATCAGCCAAAGGGATTTTACCACTTCTTGAAGGTGCAAACGATGAAGGTACAAATAGTCTTCTTGGTGCGAGAATCGAGTATCATGAAAAAACAGCTTGGATGCTAAGAAGTTTAATTGGTTAAGATCATTCGATATAAGTGATTTGTGGGACTCAATGAGTCCCTTTTTTAATTCAGCTTTCTCTATCATCTCATCAATATATAGAATTTCAAATTAGTCGCAAAACAAGTGAATATGATTTTTATGAAACTTTAACAGAAAGACTATATGGCCGTGAATAAAATCATAAATGGATTCATAATTTCAATTAAAATATTATCGCTATCATCTTTTGCTGATACTTGGACAAGAGAAACTGAGCATGGTGGATTTCTTATAAATGTACGGTAGAACAGAAAAACAATGAACAACAAACTCCATTGATGTATGCCGCACTCTTTGATCGTAAGGATATTGTAAGAGAGTTAATGAAGAATGGCGCAAGCGTCAATGAGACCGACTTGGAGGGGCGTTCTGCGTCATCTTTAGCCCGTGAACAAGGCAATTTTAGCATGCTCGAAGTTTTGAATAGAAGAGTGTCTAACTAATTGATATTATATGGTTTTTTTTGATAGAGTGAGCCTATCAATGTATAGATAAAATGAAATTGGAAAATAGTAAAAATTAAACGATAGTATATGCATTAGATAATAAATCTTTAGGAGGATATTATGCAAACGTTAATCAACACAAAAATTACTGACTTTAAACTTGAAGCTTATCACAATGATGACTTCAAAACTGTTACAAACAAAGACATTGAAGGAAAGTGGTCAATCTTTTTCTTCTACCCAGCTGACTTTACATTTGTATGTCCTACTGAACTAGGTGACATGGCCGATAAGTATGCTGAGTTCCAAAAAATGGGTGTTGAAGTTTACTCTGTATCTACAGATACTCACTTCACACACAAAGCATGGCATGATGCTTCTGAAACAATCAAGAAAATTAAGTACCCAATGCTAGCTGATCCAACAGGTCACCTAACAAGAGCATTTGGTGTTCACATTGAAGAAGCTGGTCTTGCTTACAGAGGAACTTTCCTTGTAAACCCAGCTGGTGAAATTAAGCTTGCTGAAGTTCAAGATAACGGAATTGGAAGAAACGCTGATGAGCTAATGAGAAAAGTACAAGCTGCTCAATTCATCGCAGAACACCCAAATGAAGTTTGTCCAGCTAAGTGGAAACCAGGTTCAGATACACTTAAACCAGGTTTAGATCTAGTAGGTAAAATCTAGAATTAAAAAAAGTTTTAGGGCCGTCTTTTAGACGGCTCTTCTTTAGGAAAAGATCGAGGAAAGTATGTTAGATAGTGCAATGTTAGAACAATTAAAATCAGTATTCACAAAGCTTGAGAATCAAGTTGAATTGGTTCTAAGAACTTCTGATCACGCTAAGCAAGCAGAGTTAAAAGAAATGTTAACTCAACTTTCTTCAACATCAGATAAGATAGTTTTGACAGAAGTTGCTGACGGGAAGTCTTATCCAAGCTTCTATATTAAATATGATGGTAAAGAGAATGGAATTGCTTTTGAAGGTATTCCTGGTGGACATGAGTTCACGTCACTTATTCTTGCAATTCTAAACTCAGACAAGCAAGGAAAATTACCTGATGATATGATCATCAATAGAATTAAGAAATTAAAAGGGCCAATAGCTCTTAGAACATATATTTCACTTTCATGTGAAAACTGTCCAGAGGTTGTCCAGGCGTTAAACTTAATGGCAATCTTCAATGAAAACTTCTCTCATACGATGGTTGATGGAGAATTCGTTCAGGAAGAAATTTCTTCTCTGGGTATCCAAGGGGTTCCAAGTGTTATTGGTGAGGGAAAACTTATTAGTTCAGGAAAAATATCATTACCAGATCTTATTAAGAAACTTGAAGAAAAATACGGGGTTGAAGAAGGTGGAGAAGTAAAAGAAGTAGACCTTGGTCTCTATGATGTTGTTGTAGTTGGTGGTGGCCCAGCTGGTGCATCTGCTGCCATTTACAGTGCTCGTAAAGGTTTAAAGACTGCTGTAATTGCGGAAAAAGTTGGTGGCCAGGTTCAAGATACAAAAGGGATTGAAAACTTAATCTCTGTTCCATATACAGAAGGTCCTGAGCTCGCGGCTAAACTCGCAGGGCATATGGCCGAATATGATATTCAAATTCTTGAGCATCGTAGAGTTTCAAAAGTTGTAAAAGATAAGAATTCATTCTTAACTTTAGACTCTGGAGAGAAGCTTGAAACAAAGTCTCTTATCGTGACAACGGGAGCGAAGTGGAGAGAGTTAAATATTCCTGGTGAGAAAGAATATATTGGACGTGGTGTAGCATTCTGTCCACACTGTGATGGCCCATATTACAAAGGAAAAGATATTGCAGTTGTTGGTGGTGGAAACTCTGGTGTTGAGGCAGCAATCGATCTTGCTGGCATCGTAAAGAGTATTACACTTATTGAATTTGCTCCAGAACTTAAGGCCGATCAAGTGCTTGTTAAAAAACTTGAGTCTCTTCCAAATGTAAAGATTTTAAAAAATGCGAGAACACATGAAGTCGTTGGTAACGGCGAAAAAGTTGTTGGTCTTTCATATGAAGATAGAAGCAACGGTGAAATCAAGAATCTCGAGCTTGATGGAATTTTCGTTCAGATTGGTCTTTTACCAAATAGTGCTTTTATCAAAGATGTTGTTGAGACAAATAAATTTGGAGAAATTGTAATCGATGAAAAATGTCGTACGAGTGTTCCAAATATATATGCCGCAGGAGATGTAACAACTGTACCATTTAAGCAAATCATTATCGCAATGGGAGAGGGAGCGAAAGCAGCCCTGACTTCATTTGAAGATCACATGATTAGTTAGAAAAATATTCATATCTATTTACACCTTGTTTTGCTAGTGATAATAAAGTTTGATCAGTGAAACAAGGTGGTCTAAGTTGAAAACTCTAATCTCGATTCTAATAATTTCAAATATTTATGCTTTAGAAGTGCTAACAGCAAAGAACCAAAAATTCGTTACAACTTTCCAAAATTATGCGTGTAAGAGCTTTAGAGATAAGGCCTCCACACCAACTGAGCTTGCGGAATTAGACATGGAGTTTACCCTCTTAGGGGTCTCTGATAGCACCCGTAATATCACAATGGACCTAATGTCTTCTGATGGGAGTTGTTCTTATCACGCATACTTTTCACGTAAAAAAGGGGAGAAGTTTTTAAACTTTGAATCTTCTGTTGCTGTTGGTGATGAAGTTTGTACTAGTAAGAAAGAGGCAATTGATGCTCTTATGGTAAATGGTTTTAGATATGTGATTAAGTTTAATGCTTATATTTCTCTACTCTTTATGACTAAAGTTAATAATGAGTGTTTAGAAACTTCTGGTAATAATCTCGTCGAGTTTACTTGGGAGATTTAAATAGATAAGAGCTTGGTTTCTAGGCCAAGCTCTATATTTTTATAATTCGTCAGATACTTCGATTGTCATTTTTAAATGATCCGTACAAGCAAGTGTGTCACCATCTACAGAACATTCCATATCACTAAATTGGATATCACTAGAGATTTTAAATTCATCTGTGTCAATATTTAAATGCTGTAATTGTGCAAGACCTGACTGTTCTAATTCATCTTTATATATGGCGAGAAGTTCTTCCTTTGAGATTGTAAGTTCTTTTAAGTTTCCAGTGAATGATTTTTTCATTTTTGCATTTATTTCAATATCAATATTCTCTTGTCTTCCGTTAGCGTCGATTTCTTTATCTACATATTGTATAGTGTTCTTCCCTGTAACTGTAATACGTTTGAGATGAGCATTCTTATCATCTCTTTGGCTTACGTCTTCTGATTTCTCTAGCATTGTTTCGCCATCATCAGAAAACTTAAAAGATACATTTCCGCTCGCTAGTGAGTATGACTTAATAAAATCATTTTTCGCCATCTTTTTATAGAAAGTTTTAGATGTTAAATTTGTTCCAATTTCAATTTTTAAGGCATACGTCGATGTTGATAAAAGTGCGCAAGCAAGTAATAACTTTTTCATGTTGTCTCCAGTTTTATGAAATAAAATTATTTCTAGATTACCTGGAGAAGCGTTCATATTCAGGTTTATTGAAATTTATTTAGGGGTGTAGATTTAGTTTACACCATCGTTAAAATACCAGCACTTAGGATAGCTCTCGTTTAAAATCCCTGCTTTAAATGTATCGAGACGGCATTGAGGAGCTGGATGTTCTTCCATTGTTTGGGTGACAATACTTGAATCTTGTCTAGTCAATTTTGGAAACGGAAAGCGATTACCTCTTCTGGTATTTGATAATTTGTGTGAAAACTCGGCAGTATTTTTTCCACTTAGAATGAGGCGCTGGCAAAGATAATCATTGCTTGCACAAAGGCCAATTTGGCTGGACTCGTCTTTATGCATCTTCATGAAATTCTGATTGTCTTCGTTAGCGATATATTCTTTAAGACAAGTATTTGTTGCATAGTAATCACTCTTTCCTTCAACCGTGGCCCATCTTCCTTGTTTGTAGGGAACTCCGCCAAAATGATGGCCAAGCTCATGGCAAAGTATTGTCTGAAAAGTTTGAATGTTCATTTGTTTGTGACGTATAAGTCCACCAAGAATTGTGATAACCATTAGGCCATCTTCTCTGGAAGCATATGCATTAACGTCATTTCTTTCCCAGGCCAGCCTGACCTCGAGATTGGACATATTATAAAATCCTCGAAAATTATCAAGCTCTATCTCGTAGAGTTCTCTATTAGATTTTTCCATGAAAGTATTATCAACTTCAACTGTCTCCATATTCTCAGGCAAGAAAGATGCAAGTGTTTGAAGTGATAAGAGGATAAGAAAAAAGCTTTTCATAAAAATCCTAGAGGCTTAAGAAGATAAAAGCACCAATAAAAATGACTAGTAGTAAAATGATTAAGATTTCAAATGAGTATGACTTGTTTTGTTTTTCAACTTCAAATTGTCCGTGCTCTCGAAAATAAGGTTGGTCGATATTTGTAATTACGAATTCTAAATCTCTAAATGGAGTGACACCGTAGAATGAGTAAAGAATTTCTCTGCCTTCACAGATGTGAATTGTTGGCACCGATCTAATTTCAAAATGACTTGCAAGTTCAGGACTTTGGTCTGTGTCGACTTCAAAGAGTTTTATTTCAGGATAGCTTTCACGAAACTTTTCTAGAACAGGTTTCATCGTTTGGCATGGACCACATGTTTCAGATCCAAACTTAATAATATAGGGTCTGTTAAGAGCATTAACAGATGAGTCAAAATTTTCTGATGTTAAAATATAATCCATTTAAAAATTTTAGGTGATGGACCACATTTTGATAAGACGCAGCGAGTACTTTGATTAAATGCTTATCTTTTAACTCTTGTTTGTATATAGTGAGGATATGGAAAAGAAAGAACTCAAAGCAAGTCTCACTCAAGGTAATATTCTTTTACAACTAATCTCTTTAGCGTTACCGATGTCATTTGGTGTTTTTAGTATTATTGGATTTAACCTCGTCGATACTTTCTTCGTTGGTCAGCTTGGAAGTTTGGAGCTTGCTGCCATGGCGTTTACTTTTCCTATACCAATGCTTGTGGGATCAATCTCTTTTGGTATTGGTACTTCAACAGCCTCTTTTACCTCTCAGGCCATTGGCGCAGGTCGAGTAGAGGAAGTTAAGCAGTACACAAGTTATAGTCTTCTCCTTGCTATCGTTATAGTCTGTATCGTCGCAGTTCTAGGATATTCAACAATTGATTGGCAATTTCGCTTGATGGGAGCAGATGATACGGTTCTTCCTCTTATCCGTGAGTATATGCAAATTTGGTATCTTTGTACGCCGTTTACTGTTATTCCGATGGTTGGAAATAATATTATGCGCTCACTTGGAGATACTAAGAATCCAGCAAAGATCATGGCAGTTGCGGGGATTGTAAATATCATCTTAGATCCTATTCTCATTTTTGGTTTAGGACCAATTGAGCCAATGAGACTACAAGGTGCTGCCATCGCCACGATGATATCAAGAATCTTAACACTTTTTGCTTCACTTTATATTCTTCATACAAAGTATGGTGTAATCAAAAATCCTTTTAAAAACTTTAAGGAACTTTGGAAGTCATGGACCGATATTATCTGGCTTGCAATTCCTGCGACTTGTACAAATATTGTTTCTCCTATTTCAATGGCCATCGTTACAAGAATGGTTTCAAATTATGGAAATAAAGTTGTCGCAGGTTTTGGTGTCGGAACTCGTATCGAGTCCTTTATGACTATTCTGCTTATTGGACTATCAGTTAGTCTTGGCCCATTTGTTGGGCAGAACTTTGGTGCTAAGAATTTTGAAAGAATAAATAAGGCGATTCGTTATGCTAATATTTTTCCAATACTTTGGGCCGCATTTTGTTTTTTAGTTATGTACTTTTTCTCTGATAATATTAGTGCGCTTTTTAACGATGATGTTGAAGTAATGAGTGCCGCAAGAAGCTACCTACTTATTATTACGATAGGAATAATTGGTAATGGGGTCCTTTTAAATATTGTTAATGTTTTTAATGTTATTAAAAGACCCAAAGTATCTCTCGTGGCCAATGCTTTTAAGATGTTCATTATCTATCTGCCATATGCTTTCATCTTACGTGGGACGTTTCATGAGTATGGAATTTACTACGCCGGCCTTACTGCCCATCTGGTAACTGGATTCTTTGCTTATATCTACTTGAAAAAAACTTTTAAAGATATTGCCGGAAATCAAGCTCTTAATTCGTAGCGTCTAATAAGAGACGTTGCTTTTTGGTGAATTTATTTATTTAATTTGGCCATGAAAAATCTAATCAAAATTTGCACACTTACCTTTATTTCTCTTGTAACATTTGCTGGATCAATTCCTCATTACGACAGGTATCCGCAAACTCCTGCGATTCCTTACGAAGAAGATATCTTAGACTTCTATTCAACGAAAACAGCTTATGGTGAGTTTTCAAACTTTGCTCTCTTTCCAATCACAATTAATGGAGTTCTTTGGCCGACGTCTGAACATTATTATCAGGCACATAAGTATGAAGCAGCTGATCTCCAAGAGTGGGTAAGACAAGCGCCTTCACCATATGAGGCAGCAATGAGAGGAAGAGATAAAAATATTCCAAAACGTGCAGACTGGGATTCTTATAAAGATATTGCGATGGATGTTGCTGTAAGAGCAAAATTCACTCAGTATGAAGTCTTAAAAGAGCTACTACTTTCAACTAATGATAGTGAGATATTCGAACATACCAAGAATGATTGTTACTGGGGTGATTGTGGTGATCGCACAGGTAAGAATAAGCTTGGAAAACTACTGATGACAATTAGAGCAGAGCTTTAATAGTAGTAATCATCGTCTCCATACCCATTGCCATATCCATTCGAAGGACCTTTAATCGTCCTTAGTTGTTCATTGAGATCATATATCTGCTCTGCCCAGTATTGATCTGTATTAAAGTAGGGAAAATTCTCTTTGAAAATTGGATCATCCCATCTCTTGGCCATCCAAGCGGCAAAGTGGATATAACGTAGAGCTCTCAGTGGTTCAATTAACTTTAGCTCTTCATAATTGAAGCTTCTCATTGAGTCGTAGGCCTCAAGAAGAACCATTCGATCATTAAGTGCTTCCTCATCGATACCGGGAACGACTAGCCAGATATCTTGAACTGCAGGACCCATTAACATATCGTCAAAGTCAATGAAGTAAGGGATGTCGTCGCGATAAATGATATTACCTTTGTGACAATCTCCATGGATACGAATATTTTTAATATTTTTAAAAAGGGGAGAGCTCACTTCACAAATCTCTCGCACAACGCTCTCATAGCCTTTGGCATATTGCGGAGGAATAATATTTTTTTCTAAAAGAAAATCGAGGTTCTGTTCTCCATAGGTTTTTGTATTAATTGATAAGCGGTGACTTGCCACAGAGCTTGCACCAATATTATGAATTCTTCCAAGCGTTCTTCCCATGATTTGCAGCTGTTCTTCATTGAGTTCTTCTGGTGCTCTTCCTCCTTTCTTTGGGAAGAGGCAGTAGTAGATATCATGATCTTTCAGTTTAAATAAAGTTTCACCATCAATAACAAGGGGGGCGATGACTGGAAGCTCTTGCTCGTCAAGATCAAGCAGGAAGCGATGCTCATCGCGTATCTGATCTTGATTCCATCGTCCTGGTCGATAAAATTTAGCGACAATGAACTTATCACTAGGACTTTTAATCTCGTTTGTTGGTCTTTCTATTTCTATCTCATACACCCTGTTCTCCATACTTCCTAATTGGAGGCAACGACCTGTTGTCGTTATTTTCAAGGCCTCGACAGCATCAAGAACAATTTCAGGTGTTAAGTGAAAGAAGAATTGTGTTTCATTACCCCAAACGTAGTTTGTCATAAATTCCTTTATTGTAAAAAGGTGATTGATTTGTCAGAATTATACTAGAAGCCGTATTTAATGGGAAAGGAATAAGTATGAGCGGTGTTAATTCAGATAAATTACTTGAATTCTTATTAGAGAATATCGATATTAAAGTTGCAATCATGTACGGTTCAATGGTTCGTGGCGACTATACACCAAAAAGTGATATTGATATTCACTGCTTTTACGAAGGTGATGCTCCCGAGTGTTTCAACCTTGAGTTTGAGGGGCGTTTTCTTGATTGCTGGCTTGAACCGATGTCAAAACTATCAAAGATCAATGACTTCTCTCAATATATGAAATTAAAGAACGCCAAAATCATTCTTGATGATAAGCAACAAGGTGAACGTCTTGTTCAAGGTGTTCGTAATTATATCGGCGAGGGTCCTGCTCAAATTGGTGGTGCTCTTCGAAATAATCTCGTACTTTGGCTACAGCGCACGTATGATCGATTGCAAAGAGGTGATGACGAAGCTAACTACAGAAGAGTGAGTCTCTTAAAAGATATTCTTGAGATCTTTTGTACATTAAATGGGATGTGGTTCTTCGGTAGTAAAGAAACTCTATTATCTTTAAGAATGACTCACCCTGATTTCTACTTTGTATACTCTGAAGCACTTAAGGACCCTGCTGATCTTCTAAAAATTAAGAAAGTGGTTAACTTAATTGTAGGAATGGAGATAAAAAAGTAATTTCTTCCCAGTTTTTTATTGATTTTTCCTCTTCCCATTTTAAGT contains:
- a CDS encoding NADAR family protein; its protein translation is MKNLIKICTLTFISLVTFAGSIPHYDRYPQTPAIPYEEDILDFYSTKTAYGEFSNFALFPITINGVLWPTSEHYYQAHKYEAADLQEWVRQAPSPYEAAMRGRDKNIPKRADWDSYKDIAMDVAVRAKFTQYEVLKELLLSTNDSEIFEHTKNDCYWGDCGDRTGKNKLGKLLMTIRAEL
- a CDS encoding ankyrin repeat domain-containing protein is translated as MSYKCTVEQKNNEQQTPLMYAALFDRKDIVRELMKNGASVNETDLEGRSASSLAREQGNFSMLEVLNRRVSN
- a CDS encoding nucleotidyltransferase domain-containing protein; the protein is MSGVNSDKLLEFLLENIDIKVAIMYGSMVRGDYTPKSDIDIHCFYEGDAPECFNLEFEGRFLDCWLEPMSKLSKINDFSQYMKLKNAKIILDDKQQGERLVQGVRNYIGEGPAQIGGALRNNLVLWLQRTYDRLQRGDDEANYRRVSLLKDILEIFCTLNGMWFFGSKETLLSLRMTHPDFYFVYSEALKDPADLLKIKKVVNLIVGMEIKK
- a CDS encoding co-chaperone YbbN → MDYILTSENFDSSVNALNRPYIIKFGSETCGPCQTMKPVLEKFRESYPEIKLFEVDTDQSPELASHFEIRSVPTIHICEGREILYSFYGVTPFRDLEFVITNIDQPYFREHGQFEVEKQNKSYSFEILIILLLVIFIGAFIFLSL
- a CDS encoding serine/threonine protein kinase, with the protein product MTNYVWGNETQFFFHLTPEIVLDAVEALKITTTGRCLQLGSMENRVYEIEIERPTNEIKSPSDKFIVAKFYRPGRWNQDQIRDEHRFLLDLDEQELPVIAPLVIDGETLFKLKDHDIYYCLFPKKGGRAPEELNEEQLQIMGRTLGRIHNIGASSVASHRLSINTKTYGEQNLDFLLEKNIIPPQYAKGYESVVREICEVSSPLFKNIKNIRIHGDCHKGNIIYRDDIPYFIDFDDMLMGPAVQDIWLVVPGIDEEALNDRMVLLEAYDSMRSFNYEELKLIEPLRALRYIHFAAWMAKRWDDPIFKENFPYFNTDQYWAEQIYDLNEQLRTIKGPSNGYGNGYGDDDYYY
- the ahpC gene encoding alkyl hydroperoxide reductase subunit C; the encoded protein is MQTLINTKITDFKLEAYHNDDFKTVTNKDIEGKWSIFFFYPADFTFVCPTELGDMADKYAEFQKMGVEVYSVSTDTHFTHKAWHDASETIKKIKYPMLADPTGHLTRAFGVHIEEAGLAYRGTFLVNPAGEIKLAEVQDNGIGRNADELMRKVQAAQFIAEHPNEVCPAKWKPGSDTLKPGLDLVGKI
- a CDS encoding MATE family efflux transporter; the protein is MEKKELKASLTQGNILLQLISLALPMSFGVFSIIGFNLVDTFFVGQLGSLELAAMAFTFPIPMLVGSISFGIGTSTASFTSQAIGAGRVEEVKQYTSYSLLLAIVIVCIVAVLGYSTIDWQFRLMGADDTVLPLIREYMQIWYLCTPFTVIPMVGNNIMRSLGDTKNPAKIMAVAGIVNIILDPILIFGLGPIEPMRLQGAAIATMISRILTLFASLYILHTKYGVIKNPFKNFKELWKSWTDIIWLAIPATCTNIVSPISMAIVTRMVSNYGNKVVAGFGVGTRIESFMTILLIGLSVSLGPFVGQNFGAKNFERINKAIRYANIFPILWAAFCFLVMYFFSDNISALFNDDVEVMSAARSYLLIITIGIIGNGVLLNIVNVFNVIKRPKVSLVANAFKMFIIYLPYAFILRGTFHEYGIYYAGLTAHLVTGFFAYIYLKKTFKDIAGNQALNS
- the ahpF gene encoding alkyl hydroperoxide reductase subunit F: MLDSAMLEQLKSVFTKLENQVELVLRTSDHAKQAELKEMLTQLSSTSDKIVLTEVADGKSYPSFYIKYDGKENGIAFEGIPGGHEFTSLILAILNSDKQGKLPDDMIINRIKKLKGPIALRTYISLSCENCPEVVQALNLMAIFNENFSHTMVDGEFVQEEISSLGIQGVPSVIGEGKLISSGKISLPDLIKKLEEKYGVEEGGEVKEVDLGLYDVVVVGGGPAGASAAIYSARKGLKTAVIAEKVGGQVQDTKGIENLISVPYTEGPELAAKLAGHMAEYDIQILEHRRVSKVVKDKNSFLTLDSGEKLETKSLIVTTGAKWRELNIPGEKEYIGRGVAFCPHCDGPYYKGKDIAVVGGGNSGVEAAIDLAGIVKSITLIEFAPELKADQVLVKKLESLPNVKILKNARTHEVVGNGEKVVGLSYEDRSNGEIKNLELDGIFVQIGLLPNSAFIKDVVETNKFGEIVIDEKCRTSVPNIYAAGDVTTVPFKQIIIAMGEGAKAALTSFEDHMIS